One stretch of Lucilia cuprina isolate Lc7/37 chromosome 6, ASM2204524v1, whole genome shotgun sequence DNA includes these proteins:
- the LOC111689441 gene encoding keratin-associated protein 19-2-like has protein sequence MKLFISILGLCLLAICSSLPIEHEQKITLESVSNVADQGDANADHVRLARGYGGYGGYGGYGGYGGYGGYGGYPGYGGYGGYPGYGGYGGYPIGGGFGGGISGASASASSSSFGGGFGFGR, from the coding sequence atgaaattgtttataagTATTTTGGGACTTTGCCTATTGGCCATTTGCTCCAGCTTGCCAATTGAACACGAACAAAAGATTACTTTGGAGTCAGTGTCTAATGTAGCCGATCAAGGCGATGCAAATGCTGATCATGTACGCTTAGCTCGTGGTTACGGTGGTTATGGTGGCTATGGCGGTTATGGAGGATATGGCGGTTATGGTGGCTATGGTGGTTATCCTGGTTATGGCGGTTATGGTGGCTATCCTGGTTATGGTGGCTACGGCGGCTATCCAATTGGCGGAGGCTTTGGAGGTGGTATTAGTGGTGCTAGTGCCTCTGCATCTTCATCATCTTTCGGTGGTGGCTTCGGTTTTGGTAGATAA
- the LOC111689440 gene encoding glycine-rich RNA-binding protein blt801-like has protein sequence MKLILTFVVLCYLAICSCWPVNDDGYKNTLEAIDGAIRGDTDNVEHLRLARQYFGGFGFPGGYGGYGGFPYGGGGGFSNSQASASASSQGGGFGYYG, from the coding sequence atgaaattaattttaacatttgtggTCCTTTGCTATTTGGCCATTTGCTCCTGTTGGCCAGTTAATGAtgatggatataaaaatacTCTGGAAGCTATTGATGGTGCCATTCGTGGTGATACAGACAACGTTGAACATTTGCGTTTAGCCCGCCAGTATTTTGGTGGTTTTGGCTTCCCAGGAGGTTATGGCGGTTATGGTGGTTTCCCATATGGTGGTGGCGGTGGATTTAGTAATTCTCAAGCCTCTGCATCTGCATCATCTCAAGGTGGCGGCTTTGGTTATTACGGTTGA
- the LOC111680816 gene encoding keratin, type I cytoskeletal 10 — MKLLAAVLVLCSLALVLSWPVENNNLDLLLAIDETAQGVDNNDHTRLARHRHRHHGGGGYGGYGGGGYGGGGYGGGGYGGGGYPGGGYGGGYPGGGYGGGYPGGGYGGSTSGASASASASATGYGEGYGR; from the coding sequence ATGAAATTATTGGCAGCCGTTTTAGTTTTGTGTTCCTTGGCGCTTGTCCTTAGCTGGCCTGTTGAAAATAACAACTTAGATTTGCTTTTAGCAATTGATGAAACTGCTCAAGGAGTTGACAATAATGATCACACTCGTCTAGCCCGTCATCGCCATCGTCATCATGGTGGTGGAGGTTATGGTGGTTATGGAGGCGGAGGCTATGGTGGTGGTGGTTATGGTGGTGGTGGCTATGGAGGTGGTGGATATCCCGGCGGTGGCTATGGCGGTGGATATCCCGGTGGCGGCTATGGTGGTGGATATCCTGGAGGAGGTTATGGTGGTAGTACCAGTGGTGCTTCAGCAAGTGCCAGTGCTTCTGCTACAGGCTATGGTGAAGGATATGGcagatag
- the LOC111680821 gene encoding glycine-rich cell wall structural protein-like encodes MRFLVCCVLLAVVAVVAAIPANFEDKEVPQSLYDVDVQGHENVGDREARQFGYGGFGGYGGYRGGYGGFGGYRGGYGGFGGYRGGYGGFGGYRVGYGGFGGYRGGFYG; translated from the coding sequence ATGCGTTTCCTAGTGTGTTGTGTTTTGTTGGCCGTTGTCGCCGTTGTTGCTGCCATTCCTGCCAATTTTGAGGATAAGGAAGTGCCACAATCTCTATACGATGTAGATGTACAAGGACATGAAAATGTTGGCGATCGTGAAGCCCGTCAATTTGGCTATGGTGGTTTTGGCGGTTATGGTGGCTACCGTGGTGGTTATGGCGGTTTCGGTGGCTACCGTGGTGGTTATGGCGGTTTTGGTGGCTACCGTGGCGGTTATGGTGGTTTCGGAGGTTACCGCGTCGGTTATGGCGGTTTCGGTGGCTACCGCGGTGGTTTCTACGGTTAA
- the LOC124420968 gene encoding neuropeptide-like protein 32, with the protein MLQMRFLLCFLLVAIVAVSAITVKPFKEQQQQSLLDVDNLGHGHENVADRLARQYGRRGGYGRRGGYGRGGYYG; encoded by the coding sequence atgttgcaaatgCGTTTTctattgtgttttttgttggtGGCCATTGTTGCCGTTTCGGCCATTACCGTAAAACCTTTtaaggaacaacaacaacaatcgcTTTTGGATGTCGATAATCTTGGCCACGGTCATGAAAATGTTGCTGATCGTTTAGCTCGTCAGTATGGACGTCGTGGTGGTTATGGACGTCGTGGCGGTTATGGACGTGGTGGTTACTATGGATAA
- the LOC124420618 gene encoding protein Fer3-like: protein MQHHSESGYMPEVPFQPLWAQEAPPPPPIVPYQELITGFPCKDLALWQRSQVSSLVNPRSNSSSRTNGTSNGSTNGNPTKKTRRRTASMAQRRAANIRERRRMFNLNEAFDKLRRKLPTFAYEKRLSRIETLRFAITYIGFMTELLTGTPMNSIKTRSNDIYGGMNGHHHPGAMPHPMVIVWLREYRQFPILFVGYCVINLICF, encoded by the exons ATGCAACATCATAGTGAATCTGGTTATATGCCAGAAGTGCCATTTCAACCATTATGGGCTCAGGAAGCACCACCACCGCCTCCAATAGTACCTTATCAGGAATTAATTACTGGATTTCCTTGTAAAGATTTGG CTCTGTGGCAACGATCCCAGGTCAGCAGTTTAGTTAATCCTCGTTCGAATAGCAGCAGTCGTACCAATGGCACCTCTAACGGTTCTACTAATGGTAATCCTACCAAGAAAACTAGACGTCGCACGGCTTCCATGGCTCAACGGAGGGCAGCCAATATACGAGAACGCCGTCGCATGTTCAATTTAAATGAAGCTTTCGATAAACTAAGACGTAAGTTACCAACGTTTGCCTATGAAAAACGCTTATCACGCATTGAAACTTTACGTTTTGCCATTACATATATTGGTTTCATGACAGAACTACTGACTGGCACTCCTATGAATTCGATAAAAACCCGTTCTAATGATATATATGGCGGCATGAATGGTCATCATCATCCTGGTGCAATGCCTCACCCTATGGTCATAGTTTGGCTTAGGGAGTATCGCCAGTTCCCGATATTATTTGTTGGTTAttgtgtaattaatttaatttgtttttaa
- the LOC124420619 gene encoding transcriptional corepressor SEUSS-like has translation MRNIRKFYIAFVIFTIICYNCANELKADENDDEINGRWRRHSKKSESESVKKQKQQQQQQQQQQEDSEELTRSQLARSPSYAVNTPIGLTTLQSNAEPMRNLLQNVPLQIDNPFNAGGVPSYAYNYPYPGQIVQGLPSLGQPGYLYGNPNMALNGGVQPLDQVNNNLIGQQPLSDFGNGQLPFQNGYATNFMGYGQPGLQQPGQQPYPPAYGNHLMGYNPFHPGQPGLQNNFATNGEQFNKPMTLPGFHHMFGQQGPLPGMPPMNGNNHMSSLTAEPSGAGHFPQPSILNPLLGMIPFGEPPQNGVNNGFGVPGGLFPGFIRNQRSLEDLNENE, from the coding sequence ATGAGGAACATACGGAAATTTTATATTGCTTTTGTGATATTTACGATCATATGTTACAATTGTGCCAATGAATTAAAGGCCGATGAAAATGATGATGAAATCAATGGAAGATGGCGTAGACATAGTAAAAAATCTGAAAGTGAAAGtgttaaaaagcaaaaacaacaacagcagcagcagcagcaacagcaagaAGACTCCGAAGAATTAACCAGGTCTCAATTAGCACGTTCGCCAAGTTATGCAGTCAATACGCCTATTGGTTTAACAACACTACAATCCAATGCGGAGCCTATGCGAAATCTATTGCAAAATGTTCCCTTGCAAATTGACAATCCCTTCAATGCTGGAGGTGTACCCAGTTATGCCTATAACTATCCTTATCCAGGTCAAATAGTACAAGGACTTCCTTCATTGGGCCAACCAGGTTATTTATACGGCAATCCTAATATGGCTTTAAATGGTGGTGTACAACCCTTGGATCAGGTCAATAATAATCTAATTGGTCAACAACCTCTGTCAGACTTTGGAAATGGCCAATTACCTTTTCAAAATGGTTATGCTACAAATTTCATGGGCTATGGACAACCAGGTCTACAACAACCTGGACAGCAGCCTTATCCTCCTGCATATGGTAATCATTTAATGGGTTATAATCCATTTCATCCAGGACAACCTGgcttacaaaataattttgctaCAAATGGCGAACAGTTCAACAAACCAATGACACTTCCAGGATTTCACCATATGTTTGGCCAACAAGGACCATTACCAGGTATGCCACCAATGAATGGCAACAATCACATGAGTTCATTAACAGCAGAACCATCAGGAGCAGGTCATTTTCCACAACCTTCAATATTAAATCCTTTATTGGGAATGATTCCATTCGGCGAACCACCCCAAAATGGTGTAAATAATGGTTTTGGAGTCCCTGGTGGTCTTTTTCCAGGATTTATAAGAAACCAGCGTTCTTTAGAGGATCTTAATgaaaatgaataa